The sequence below is a genomic window from Plasmodium cynomolgi strain B DNA, chromosome 4, whole genome shotgun sequence.
GAAAAGCACCCCCTTCCTAAAGAAGAACATGCCGAAGACGGACATCTTCGCAGAAGAACACGTGTCAAAAAATGCCATCAGCGTATTCGACAGGGAGAAGGGAAACTGGTTTGTTATCGACGCCTACAACAAAAGCGTCGGAAGTCTCAGTGTGTGTATTAGCAAGTTACTGCAAGGGAAGTACCGAGTTGATCACAACCCAAACAGAGTAAACAGCAGTAGTGTCATAGTAGTAAATGCAATCCATGTGAAGTTCTATGGCCACACATGGGACACGAAGATATACAAATTTCCCAGAAAGAGTCACTCCAAGGGAcccaaaattttaacatgtaAAACAGTTTTCGCTAAAAACCCTTCGATGATTTTAAACTTAGCTGTTAAGAGGATGCTTCCAAACAATAGACTACGTCAGTTATATTATAGGAAGCTGTTTGTCTACCCGGGGGCTATCCACCCGCACTGGGGCATACCTCAGGTGATCGTTCCCAAGAGGGACATGGACCGCAATGGCGGCCAGCAAGTCGTGAAGGCATTCACAGTCGTTTAAAATGGGGGAATATCCCccatcccccctttttttttttttccgtttagTTTGTGTACTTGGCAGGAAAACAAACTCAGCTCCTATTTTCAGctcctatttttttgaaggagCACCTGGggtgatccttttttttcttgcatgGAGCccttcatatattttgaattttgCCCCTATGGAGGGACATTTCTACTTCTAAATCGACACGCACGAAGAGGaatgaaaaaggtgaagtCAAAGTCGACAcctccttctccccccaTACGGCAGTGCGCGCGTTTGGTCTACCCAAACATCCCATTAGAGCGTCACATCATCGCTTCTTTTCAATCCACCcggttagcaaaaaaaacgaaagtcAAAGCAGCGTGGTGTACG
It includes:
- a CDS encoding 50S ribosomal protein L13 (putative), with product MIGVSARRLAGYPKASFHEQNINPFSNVQWKSTPFLKKNMPKTDIFAEEHVSKNAISVFDREKGNWFVIDAYNKSVGSLSVCISKLLQGKYRVDHNPNRVNSSSVIVVNAIHVKFYGHTWDTKIYKFPRKSHSKGPKILTCKTVFAKNPSMILNLAVKRMLPNNRLRQLYYRKLFVYPGAIHPHWGIPQVIVPKRDMDRNGGQQVVKAFTVV